A genome region from Manis pentadactyla isolate mManPen7 chromosome 5, mManPen7.hap1, whole genome shotgun sequence includes the following:
- the SLC32A1 gene encoding vesicular inhibitory amino acid transporter isoform X1, whose amino-acid sequence MATLLRSKLSNVATSVSNKSQAKVSGMFARMGFQAATDEEAVGFAHCDDLDFEHRQGLQMDILKTEGEPCGEEGAEPPVEGDIHYQRGGGAPLPPSGSKDQALGAGGEFGGQDKPKITAWEAGWNVTNAIQPCRGIYAPRPSLPPGSAPFLAVRAAGRLGGGSVRAALPETPQRRRRTPPGGGLSLAQRPRELAKAGKPRLARRRGSRPSMSRDPAGWHPQRPRTAQSLGMFVLGLPYAILHGGYLGLFLIIFAAVVCCYTGKILIACLYEENEDGEVVRVRDSYVAIANACCAPRFPTLGGRVVNVAQIIELVMTCILYVVVSGNLMYNSFPGLPVSQKSWSIIATAVLLPCAFLKNLKAVSKFSLLCTLAHFVINILVIAYCLSRARDWAWEKVKFYIDVKKFPISIGIIVFSYTSQIFLPSLEGNMQQPSEFHCMMNWTHIAACVLKGLFALVAYLTWADETKEVITDNLPGSIRAVVNIFLVAKALLSYPLPFFAAVEVLEKSLFQEGSRAFFPACYGGDGRLKSWGLTLRCALVVFTLLMAIYVPHFALLMGLTGSLTGAGLCFLLPSLFHLRLLWRKLLWHQVFFDVAIFVIGGICSVSGFVHSLEGLIEAYRTNAED is encoded by the exons ATGGCCACCCTCCTTCGCAGCAAGCTGTCCAACGTGGCCACCTCCGTGTCCAACAAGTCCCAGGCTAAGGTGAGCGGCATGTTCGCCAGGATGGGTTTTCAGGCGGCCACCGACGAAGAGGCGGTGGGCTTCGCGCATTGCGACGACCTCGACTTTGAGCACCGTCAGGGCCTGCAGATGGACATCCTGAAAACCGAGGGCGAGCCTTGCGGGGAGGAAGGCGCTGAACCGCCCGTCGAGGGAGACATCCATTACCAACGCGGTGGCGGGGCGCCCCTGCCGCCCTCGGGCTCCAAGGATCAGGCCTTGGGGGCTGGTGGAGAGTTTGGGGGCCAAGACAAGCCCAAGATCACCGCGTGGGAGGCGGGCTGGAACGTGACAAACGCTATCCAG CCCTGCAGGGGGATCTACGCTCCCAGGCCGTCTCTCCCGCCCGGATCTGCACCCTTTCTCGCGGTCCGAGCCGCAGGGCGGCTAGGCGGAGGCTCGGTCAGAGCCGCTCTCCCTGAGACCCCGCAAAG gCGGCGCCGGACTCCGCCCGGAGGAGGTTTGTCGTTGGCACAACGACCCCGGGAGCTGGCGAAGGCAGGCAAGCCGCGACTCGCCAGGCGGAGGGGGTCTCGGCCCTCGATGTCCCGGGACCCTGCGGGTTGGCACCCTCAGCGTCCTCGGACCGCACAGTCGTTG GGCATGTTCGTGCTGGGCCTGCCCTACGCCATCCTGCACGGCGGCTACCTGGGTTTGTTCCTCATCATTTTCGCCGCCGTGGTGTGCTGCTACACGGGCAAGATCCTCATTGCGTGCCTGTACGAGGAGAACGAGGACGGCGAGGTGGTGCGCGTGCGAGACTCGTACGTGGCCATAGCCAACGCGTGCTGCGCTCCGCGCTTCCCCACGCTAGGTGGCCGCGTGGTGAACGTAGCGCAGATCATAGAGCTGGTGATGACTTGCATCCTGTACGTGGTGGTAAGCGGCAACCTCATGTACAACAGCTTCCCAGGGCTGCCCGTGTCGCAGAAGTCCTGGTCCATCATCGCCACTGCAGTGCTGCTGCCCTGCGCCTTCCTTAAGAACCTCAAGGCTGTGTCCAAGTTCAGCCTGCTGTGCACTTTGGCCCACTTCGTCATCAACATCCTGGTTATCGCCTACTGCCTATCACGGGCGCGCGACTGGGCCTGGGAGAAGGTCAAGTTCTACATCGACGTCAAGAAGTTTCCCATCTCCATTGGCATCATCGTGTTCAGTTACACGTCGCAGATCTTCCTGCCTTCGCTGGAGGGCAACATGCAGCAGCCTAGCGAGTTCCACTGCATGATGAACTGGACGCACATCGCCGCCTGCGTGCTCAAAGGCCTCTTCGCGCTTGTTGCCTACCTCACGTGGGCCGACGAGACGAAGGAGGTCATCACCGACAACCTGCCCGGCTCCATCCGCGCCGTAGTCAACATCTTCCTGGTGGCCAAAGCACTGTTATCCTATCCGCTACCCTTCTTCGCCGCAGTCGAGGTGCTGGAGAAGTCACTCTTCCAGGAAGGCAGCCGTGCCTTCTTCCCTGCGTGCTACGGCGGCGACGGGCGCCTCAAATCGTGGGGTCTGACGCTGCGCTGCGCGCTGGTAGTCTTCACGCTGCTCATGGCCATCTATGTGCCGCACTTCGCGCTGCTCATGGGCCTCACCGGTAGCCTCACCGGCGCTGGCCTCTGCTTCCTGCTGCCTAGTCTCTTCCACCTGCGCCTGCTCTGGCGCAAGCTGCTATGGCATCAAGTCTTCTTCGACGTCGCTATCTTCGTCATCGGGGGCATCTGCAGCGTGTCCGGCTTCGTGCACTCGCTCGAGGGCCTAATTGAGGCCTACCGAACCAACGCGGAGGACTAG
- the SLC32A1 gene encoding vesicular inhibitory amino acid transporter isoform X2, translating to MATLLRSKLSNVATSVSNKSQAKVSGMFARMGFQAATDEEAVGFAHCDDLDFEHRQGLQMDILKTEGEPCGEEGAEPPVEGDIHYQRGGGAPLPPSGSKDQALGAGGEFGGQDKPKITAWEAGWNVTNAIQGMFVLGLPYAILHGGYLGLFLIIFAAVVCCYTGKILIACLYEENEDGEVVRVRDSYVAIANACCAPRFPTLGGRVVNVAQIIELVMTCILYVVVSGNLMYNSFPGLPVSQKSWSIIATAVLLPCAFLKNLKAVSKFSLLCTLAHFVINILVIAYCLSRARDWAWEKVKFYIDVKKFPISIGIIVFSYTSQIFLPSLEGNMQQPSEFHCMMNWTHIAACVLKGLFALVAYLTWADETKEVITDNLPGSIRAVVNIFLVAKALLSYPLPFFAAVEVLEKSLFQEGSRAFFPACYGGDGRLKSWGLTLRCALVVFTLLMAIYVPHFALLMGLTGSLTGAGLCFLLPSLFHLRLLWRKLLWHQVFFDVAIFVIGGICSVSGFVHSLEGLIEAYRTNAED from the exons ATGGCCACCCTCCTTCGCAGCAAGCTGTCCAACGTGGCCACCTCCGTGTCCAACAAGTCCCAGGCTAAGGTGAGCGGCATGTTCGCCAGGATGGGTTTTCAGGCGGCCACCGACGAAGAGGCGGTGGGCTTCGCGCATTGCGACGACCTCGACTTTGAGCACCGTCAGGGCCTGCAGATGGACATCCTGAAAACCGAGGGCGAGCCTTGCGGGGAGGAAGGCGCTGAACCGCCCGTCGAGGGAGACATCCATTACCAACGCGGTGGCGGGGCGCCCCTGCCGCCCTCGGGCTCCAAGGATCAGGCCTTGGGGGCTGGTGGAGAGTTTGGGGGCCAAGACAAGCCCAAGATCACCGCGTGGGAGGCGGGCTGGAACGTGACAAACGCTATCCAG GGCATGTTCGTGCTGGGCCTGCCCTACGCCATCCTGCACGGCGGCTACCTGGGTTTGTTCCTCATCATTTTCGCCGCCGTGGTGTGCTGCTACACGGGCAAGATCCTCATTGCGTGCCTGTACGAGGAGAACGAGGACGGCGAGGTGGTGCGCGTGCGAGACTCGTACGTGGCCATAGCCAACGCGTGCTGCGCTCCGCGCTTCCCCACGCTAGGTGGCCGCGTGGTGAACGTAGCGCAGATCATAGAGCTGGTGATGACTTGCATCCTGTACGTGGTGGTAAGCGGCAACCTCATGTACAACAGCTTCCCAGGGCTGCCCGTGTCGCAGAAGTCCTGGTCCATCATCGCCACTGCAGTGCTGCTGCCCTGCGCCTTCCTTAAGAACCTCAAGGCTGTGTCCAAGTTCAGCCTGCTGTGCACTTTGGCCCACTTCGTCATCAACATCCTGGTTATCGCCTACTGCCTATCACGGGCGCGCGACTGGGCCTGGGAGAAGGTCAAGTTCTACATCGACGTCAAGAAGTTTCCCATCTCCATTGGCATCATCGTGTTCAGTTACACGTCGCAGATCTTCCTGCCTTCGCTGGAGGGCAACATGCAGCAGCCTAGCGAGTTCCACTGCATGATGAACTGGACGCACATCGCCGCCTGCGTGCTCAAAGGCCTCTTCGCGCTTGTTGCCTACCTCACGTGGGCCGACGAGACGAAGGAGGTCATCACCGACAACCTGCCCGGCTCCATCCGCGCCGTAGTCAACATCTTCCTGGTGGCCAAAGCACTGTTATCCTATCCGCTACCCTTCTTCGCCGCAGTCGAGGTGCTGGAGAAGTCACTCTTCCAGGAAGGCAGCCGTGCCTTCTTCCCTGCGTGCTACGGCGGCGACGGGCGCCTCAAATCGTGGGGTCTGACGCTGCGCTGCGCGCTGGTAGTCTTCACGCTGCTCATGGCCATCTATGTGCCGCACTTCGCGCTGCTCATGGGCCTCACCGGTAGCCTCACCGGCGCTGGCCTCTGCTTCCTGCTGCCTAGTCTCTTCCACCTGCGCCTGCTCTGGCGCAAGCTGCTATGGCATCAAGTCTTCTTCGACGTCGCTATCTTCGTCATCGGGGGCATCTGCAGCGTGTCCGGCTTCGTGCACTCGCTCGAGGGCCTAATTGAGGCCTACCGAACCAACGCGGAGGACTAG
- the ACTR5 gene encoding actin-related protein 5 produces the protein MALAGVAGLAANVFPFRDARAAPDPVLESGPGTHGPLPVPLVLDNGSFQARAGWACPGPAPGPEPRLQFRAVCARGRGGARGGAGPQVGNALGSLEPLRWMLRSPFDRNVPVNLELQELLLDYSFQHLGVSSQGCVDHPIVLTEAVCNPLYSRQMMSELLFECYRIPKVAYGIDSLFSFYHNRLKNTISSGLIISSGYQCTHILPVLEGRLDAKNCKRINLGGSQAAGYLQRLLQLKYPGHLAAITLSRMEEILHEHSYIAEDYVEELQKWRCPDYYESNVHKMQLPFSSKLLGSTLTSEERQERRQQQLRRLQELNARRREERLQLDQERLDRLLYVQELLEDGQMDQFHKALIELNMDSPEELQSYIQKLSLAVEQAKQKILQAEVNLEVDVVDSKPETPDLEHLEPSLEDVENINDFEPLFSEETPEVEKPVTTVQPVFNLAAYHQLFVGTERIRAPEIIFQPSLIGDEQAGIAETLQYILDRYPKDLQEMLVQNVFLTGGNMMYPGMKARIEKELLEMRPFQSAFQVQLASNPVLDAWYGARDWALDHLDDSEVWITRKEYEEKGGEYFKEHCASNIYVPIRLPKQAARCSEPQAPSKGSAAGASGASEQV, from the exons ATGGCGTTGGCCGGTGTTGCCGGGCTGGCGGCGAACGTGTTCCCCTTCCGAGATGCCCGCGCCGCGCCGGATCCAGTGCTGGAGTCCGGCCCAGGGACACATGGGCCGCTGCCAGTGCCGCTGGTGTTGGACAACGGGTCGTTCCAGGCCCGGGCTGGCTGGGCGTGCCCCGGGCCGGCCCCGGGCCCCGAGCCGCGCCTGCAGTTCCGCGCTGTGTGCGCCCGCGGGCGTGGCGGGGCCCGGGGCGGGGCTGGCCCGCAGGTGGGCAACGCTCTGGGAAGCCTGGAGCCGCTGCGCTGGATGCTGCGCTCGCCCTTCGACCGCAACGTGCCGGTCAACCTGGAGCTGCAGGAGCTGCTGCTTGACTATAGCTTCCAGCACCTGGGTGTCTCCTCACAG GGCTGTGTTGATCATCCCATAGTTCTGACGGAAGCTGTGTGCAACCCACTGTATTCACGCCAGATGATGTCTGAGCTTCTGTTTGAATGCTACAGGATCCCTAAAGTTGCCTATGGGATAGACAGCCTCTTCAGCTTCTACCACAATAGGCTAAAGAACACAATTTCCAGTGGGCTTATCATTTCATCTGGATACCAGTGTACACATATTTTACCCGTCTTAGAAGGGAG GTTAGATGCCAAAAACTGCAAACGCATCAATCTTGGAGGAAGCCAAGCAGCTGGCTACCTCCAGCGTCTCCTGCAGCTTAAGTATCCCGGGCATCTAGCAGCTATCACTCTCAGCCGCATGGAGGAGATCCTGCACGAGCACAGCTACATTGCTGAGGATTATGTGGAAG aattaCAGAAATGGCGGTGCCCTGATTATTATGAAAGTAACGTCCACAAGATGCAGCTTCCATTCTCCAGCAAGCTCCTTGGCAGCACTCTGACCTCCGAAGAGAGACAGGAAAGGCGACAACAGCAACTGCGGCGGCTGCAGGAGCTCAATGCCCGCCGGCGGGAGGAGAGACTGCAGCTCGATCAGGAGAGGCTGGACAGACTGCTCTATGTGCAG GAGCTTCTAGAGGATGGCCAGATGGATCAGTTTCACAAAGCTCTGATAGAGCTGAACATGGACTCCCCAGAAGAGCTGCAGTCCTACATACAAAAGCTCAGTTTGGCCGTGGAGCAAGCTAAGCAGAAAATCCTTCAAGCAGAAGTCAACCTTGAGGTGGATGTGGTGGACAGCAAGCCGGAG ACTCCTGACCTGGAGCATCTCGAGCCATCACTGGAAGACGTGGAAAACATCAATGATTTTGAGCCCTTGTTTTCAGAGGAGACGCCTGAGGTGGAAAAGCCAGTCACCACTGTCCAG CCCGTGTTTAACTTGGCAGCGTATCACCAGCTCTTTGTTGGGACAGAAAGAATTCGAGCTCCAGAAATTATCTTCCAGCCATCGCTTATAGGGGACGAACAGGCTGGGATAGCAGAGACCCTTCAGTACATTCTGGACAG GTACCCAAAGGACCTTCAGGAGATGCTGGTTCAGAATGTTTTCCTCACTGGTGGCAACATGATGTATCCTGGGATGAAAGCTAGAATTGAGAAGGAGCTGTTGGAGATGAGGCCCTTTCAGTCTGCTTTTCAG GTTCAGCTTGCCTCCAACCCCGTGCTGGATGCCTGGTACGGTGCTCGTGACTGGGCCTTGGACCACCTGGACGACAGCGAGGTCTGGATCACCAGGAAGGAGTATGAAGAGAAGGGAGGCGAGTACTTCAAGGAGCACTGTGCCTCCAACATCTACGTCCCCATCCGCCTGCCAAAGCAGGCTGCCCGCTGCTCAGAACCCCAGGCGCCCAGCAAAGGCTCGGCGGCCGGTGCAAGTGGTGCCAGTGAGCAGGTGTAG